A DNA window from Nitrospira sp. contains the following coding sequences:
- a CDS encoding hypothetical protein (Evidence 5 : Unknown function; MaGe:77310813) translates to MKHTLFASCRRTSSPLTESIQLAAWGETPYLHLFLILLNPYVPIQTQPVNREFLSKTLDLLLRS, encoded by the coding sequence ATGAAACATACATTATTCGCTTCATGCCGACGCACCTCTTCTCCCCTTACCGAAAGCATTCAATTAGCCGCATGGGGAGAGACACCATACTTACATTTATTCCTAATACTATTGAACCCGTATGTACCAATACAGACACAGCCTGTCAATCGAGAATTTCTCTCGAAAACACTCGACCTTTTACTTCGCAGTTAG
- a CDS encoding Toxin RTX-I translocation ATP-binding protein (MaGe:77310814), translating into MFHDVAGAGISPEGQASEAGNGPLVDTGLLCLLILARFYDLPADAGQLRHQFAQSNHVFSDRELLRAAKHLGLKAGIQTITESALAGIPLPAIAKWTDGRYVVLAKIDDDKALIQDPVAGRPLVLSREQFEAVWSGEVLLMTKRANLRLQDRTFDVTWFIPAIVKYRNLLGEVFVASFFLQLFALLTPLFTQVVIDKVLVHKGFTTLHVLATGMIALAIFDALLGGLRTYLFSHTTNRIDVGLGAQLFRHILALPLAYFEARRVGDTVARVRELEQIRQFLTSHSVTVVLDLLFTAVFLAVMWFYSPILTGVVMLSLPLYALLSIAITPAIRSRLHEKFNRGAENQSFLVETISGMQTVKAMAVEPPLLRKWEEQLAGYVSASFRATSLMTVAGQIAACIQKITVVAVLWVGAYRVIDGELSIGQLIAFNMLSAQVTGPLLRLVNLWQEFQQVGISVQRLGDVLNTQPEPTYNPNRTTLPQVRGQVVFDGVTFRYRPDSAEVLRKVSFTVAPGKVIGIVGRSGSGKSTIAKLIQRLYVPERGRILVDGVDLAQVDPAWLRRQVGVVLQENFLFHQSVRDNIALTDPGLAMEPVMQAAKLAGAHEFILELPEGYDTLVGEHGCSLSGGQRQRIAIARALIANPRILIFDEATSALDYESEAIIQQNMTQICQGRTVFIIAHRLSTVRPAHCIYVIDKGDVVESGPHDELVRMNGFYARLCQHQKGANSIPV; encoded by the coding sequence ATGTTTCATGACGTAGCAGGTGCGGGCATTTCTCCTGAAGGTCAGGCTTCGGAAGCGGGCAATGGTCCTCTAGTCGATACAGGCCTCTTGTGTCTCTTGATCCTGGCTCGGTTCTACGATTTGCCTGCAGACGCAGGGCAATTGCGTCATCAGTTTGCCCAATCCAACCATGTGTTTTCCGACAGAGAACTGCTTCGAGCCGCGAAACATCTCGGGCTCAAAGCCGGCATACAGACCATCACTGAGAGTGCGCTTGCTGGAATTCCGCTTCCCGCGATTGCCAAGTGGACCGACGGCCGGTATGTCGTGCTGGCCAAGATCGACGACGATAAGGCGTTGATCCAAGACCCGGTGGCAGGGCGGCCGCTAGTGCTTTCGCGCGAACAGTTTGAGGCCGTCTGGTCCGGCGAAGTGTTGCTGATGACGAAGCGGGCGAATCTTCGCCTTCAAGATCGAACCTTCGACGTCACCTGGTTCATTCCCGCCATCGTCAAGTACCGAAACCTCCTGGGCGAAGTCTTTGTCGCGTCATTCTTTCTGCAGCTCTTTGCGCTCCTCACGCCGTTGTTTACCCAAGTCGTGATCGACAAGGTGCTGGTCCACAAGGGCTTTACGACGTTGCATGTCCTGGCCACCGGCATGATCGCGCTCGCGATTTTCGATGCGCTGCTCGGCGGGTTGCGCACCTATCTGTTTTCTCACACGACGAATCGCATCGATGTCGGACTCGGCGCGCAACTGTTCAGGCATATTCTGGCGCTGCCCCTTGCGTATTTTGAGGCACGACGTGTGGGCGATACGGTGGCCCGGGTGCGCGAGCTGGAGCAGATCCGTCAGTTTCTGACGAGTCATTCTGTGACGGTGGTGCTGGATCTGCTCTTCACCGCGGTCTTTTTAGCAGTGATGTGGTTCTACAGTCCGATCTTAACCGGCGTGGTGATGCTGTCGCTCCCGCTCTATGCCTTGTTGTCGATTGCCATTACGCCGGCGATTCGCTCCAGGCTGCATGAAAAATTCAATCGTGGAGCGGAGAACCAGTCGTTCTTGGTCGAAACGATCAGCGGTATGCAGACGGTGAAGGCTATGGCGGTGGAGCCGCCGCTGCTGCGCAAGTGGGAAGAGCAGCTGGCCGGCTATGTGAGCGCTAGTTTTCGTGCTACGAGTCTGATGACGGTTGCTGGTCAGATCGCCGCTTGCATTCAGAAAATTACGGTCGTGGCCGTGCTCTGGGTTGGCGCCTATCGCGTGATTGATGGCGAGCTCAGTATCGGGCAGCTCATTGCCTTCAATATGCTATCGGCACAGGTCACGGGCCCGCTTTTGCGCCTCGTTAATCTCTGGCAGGAGTTTCAGCAAGTGGGGATTTCTGTGCAACGGCTCGGGGACGTCCTCAATACTCAACCGGAGCCAACGTACAATCCGAACCGGACCACACTCCCCCAAGTACGTGGACAAGTGGTTTTTGACGGGGTGACCTTTCGCTATCGGCCAGACAGCGCCGAGGTGTTGCGCAAGGTGTCGTTCACGGTGGCCCCCGGCAAGGTGATTGGGATTGTTGGGCGATCTGGATCGGGAAAGAGCACCATCGCCAAGTTGATCCAGCGTCTCTATGTGCCTGAGCGGGGCCGCATCCTCGTCGATGGGGTCGATCTCGCGCAGGTGGATCCTGCCTGGTTGCGCCGCCAGGTGGGGGTGGTGCTGCAAGAGAACTTTTTGTTTCATCAATCGGTGCGCGACAACATTGCCTTAACCGATCCGGGACTGGCGATGGAGCCGGTGATGCAGGCCGCGAAGCTGGCCGGCGCCCATGAGTTCATTCTGGAATTGCCTGAAGGTTACGACACATTGGTCGGAGAGCACGGCTGTTCGCTGTCAGGCGGCCAGCGGCAGCGCATTGCGATTGCCCGCGCGTTAATCGCGAATCCTCGCATTTTGATTTTCGATGAGGCGACCAGCGCCTTGGATTATGAATCCGAGGCGATCATTCAGCAGAACATGACGCAGATTTGTCAGGGGCGCACGGTATTCATCATCGCGCATCGGTTGAGCACGGTGCGGCCGGCCCATTGTATTTATGTGATAGACAAAGGCGATGTGGTGGAGTCCGGCCCACATGATGAACTGGTGCGGATGAACGGATTCTACGCCAGATTGTGCCAGCATCAGAAAGGGGCGAACTCGATACCAGTATAG
- a CDS encoding Biotinlipoyl2 domain-containing protein (MaGe:77310815), producing the protein MAFGSVARHWAVWKAAWQAETGMGSGSTRSAKKGASPLATEFLPAVLEIQQAPPSPIGRAMLWTIMAVFTTGVLWATFGWIDIVATAQGKIIASGYSKVIQPYETGVVAAIHVADGQVVKKGDVLIELDPTQNRADHDRAFNEYRAAKVEAARLRALVAGQATFKAPADADPQYVALQRRLLADQLAEYQANVAAAQHVIDQRTSALEQTHENIVRLEATVPMEAERAEAYKKLLEHDAVTKMDFLQAEGQRIDKTQELAGQRKKLKQDQSALAEAEKHYGAMQSEFQQVKQVELSATETKVASLVQDVTKAGQKADLQRLSAPIDGVVQQMAMHTIGGVVTPAQPLLVVVSQEHPVEVEAQVENKDVGFVQEGQPVEIKVETFPFTLYGTIPGLVLTVSDDAAPIEKVGLVYPARVSMDRGTIQVEGKPVHLTPGMAVTVEIKTGQRRMIEYLLSPLLKSVQESMRER; encoded by the coding sequence ATGGCCTTTGGATCAGTGGCACGACATTGGGCGGTGTGGAAAGCGGCGTGGCAGGCGGAGACGGGCATGGGATCAGGATCCACGCGAAGCGCGAAGAAGGGAGCCAGCCCCCTGGCCACGGAGTTTCTTCCCGCGGTATTGGAGATTCAGCAGGCGCCGCCCTCGCCGATCGGCCGGGCGATGCTCTGGACTATTATGGCTGTTTTTACCACGGGTGTGCTGTGGGCGACGTTCGGCTGGATCGATATCGTGGCAACGGCACAGGGGAAAATTATTGCGAGTGGCTATTCCAAAGTGATTCAGCCCTATGAAACTGGCGTGGTTGCCGCGATCCATGTAGCGGATGGGCAGGTGGTGAAGAAGGGTGACGTGCTGATCGAGCTAGATCCCACGCAGAATCGCGCGGACCATGATCGGGCGTTTAATGAGTATCGCGCGGCGAAAGTCGAGGCTGCCCGGTTGCGGGCTTTAGTTGCGGGGCAAGCGACGTTCAAGGCGCCCGCCGATGCCGATCCGCAGTATGTGGCACTGCAACGGCGGTTGCTCGCCGACCAACTGGCCGAATATCAGGCCAACGTAGCGGCTGCGCAACATGTGATCGATCAACGGACGTCGGCCTTAGAGCAGACGCACGAGAATATTGTGCGCCTGGAAGCGACGGTCCCGATGGAGGCGGAGCGCGCCGAGGCTTATAAAAAACTACTGGAGCATGATGCGGTTACCAAAATGGATTTTCTTCAGGCGGAGGGCCAGCGCATCGACAAGACGCAGGAGCTGGCTGGTCAACGGAAGAAGTTAAAGCAGGATCAATCCGCCTTGGCCGAGGCTGAGAAACACTACGGTGCGATGCAGTCGGAGTTTCAGCAGGTGAAACAGGTCGAGCTTTCGGCGACGGAAACCAAGGTGGCGTCGCTTGTACAGGACGTGACCAAAGCCGGACAAAAAGCGGATTTGCAACGACTCTCTGCACCCATCGACGGTGTTGTGCAGCAAATGGCGATGCACACGATTGGCGGCGTGGTGACGCCGGCGCAACCATTGTTGGTTGTCGTGTCGCAGGAGCATCCGGTCGAAGTGGAAGCGCAGGTGGAAAACAAAGATGTCGGGTTTGTGCAGGAAGGGCAGCCGGTTGAAATTAAGGTCGAGACGTTTCCATTCACTCTCTACGGAACGATTCCCGGTCTGGTGCTCACGGTCTCCGACGATGCGGCGCCGATTGAGAAAGTCGGTTTGGTCTATCCCGCCCGCGTTAGCATGGACCGAGGGACCATTCAGGTTGAAGGCAAGCCGGTGCATCTGACCCCCGGCATGGCGGTGACGGTGGAAATCAAGACTGGCCAGCGGCGGATGATCGAGTATTTACTTAGTCCCTTGCTGAAATCTGTACAGGAAAGTATGCGGGAACGATGA
- a CDS encoding exported protein of unknown function (Evidence 5 : Unknown function; MaGe:77310816): MSLRSAVVPTVMGLVLLLVISTGQAAETTGFGAPVPPPVLTLTLRGALTAAVDNNPDVQLYKERIEAAQGQVQTQLGSLLPNLAGTVRQTRQTQFLGTFGLAPQRTDPFSIFDGRVNASQNLFSVSLIQRWRASRETLHVTEFEAESRKFDVMASAALAYMEGLKAMAMVKMHEANQRAMEELLVFVKQRDVATGLDAACLGAPIIGLDILV; this comes from the coding sequence ATGAGTCTGCGCAGCGCGGTCGTGCCTACGGTTATGGGGTTGGTGTTGCTTCTGGTGATTTCGACGGGACAGGCTGCCGAGACAACGGGATTTGGTGCTCCTGTTCCACCGCCTGTCTTGACCCTGACGTTGCGTGGAGCTCTCACGGCGGCCGTCGACAATAATCCTGATGTCCAGCTGTATAAGGAACGGATTGAAGCCGCACAGGGGCAGGTGCAGACGCAACTCGGCAGCCTCCTGCCCAATCTTGCCGGCACGGTTCGCCAGACGCGGCAAACGCAGTTTCTCGGGACGTTCGGACTGGCGCCTCAACGAACAGACCCCTTCAGTATTTTCGATGGACGGGTGAATGCTTCGCAAAATCTATTCAGTGTCAGTCTCATCCAACGATGGCGGGCATCGCGCGAAACATTGCATGTCACCGAGTTTGAGGCCGAGAGCCGGAAGTTCGATGTCATGGCTAGTGCCGCGCTCGCCTACATGGAAGGGCTGAAGGCCATGGCCATGGTAAAGATGCACGAGGCCAATCAGCGAGCGATGGAAGAGTTGCTGGTCTTTGTAAAACAGCGCGACGTGGCAACAGGGTTGGATGCCGCCTGCCTCGGCGCGCCAATTATTGGCCTTGACATCTTGGTATGA
- a CDS encoding hypothetical protein (Evidence 5 : Unknown function; MaGe:77310817), whose protein sequence is MALLLQIPIFDGAQRAGRIAEARSQPRQEALWMRMVLNQVKMEVHDAVATVIAAKEQAVIAQADLQIATKELDLARERYAAITAASYFELTNGLTCVARGRENLVNVLFQLTAARVNFARSLNTLY, encoded by the coding sequence ATGGCGCTCTTACTCCAGATTCCCATCTTCGACGGTGCGCAGCGAGCGGGGCGCATTGCCGAAGCGCGCAGCCAGCCGAGGCAGGAGGCGCTGTGGATGCGCATGGTCCTGAATCAGGTCAAGATGGAAGTCCACGATGCCGTGGCCACGGTGATCGCAGCCAAAGAACAGGCGGTCATCGCGCAAGCCGACTTGCAGATAGCCACGAAAGAGCTCGATCTGGCTCGTGAACGCTACGCCGCCATCACGGCCGCTAGTTACTTTGAACTCACCAACGGACTCACCTGTGTGGCTAGAGGGCGGGAGAATCTGGTGAACGTACTGTTCCAACTCACCGCCGCCCGCGTCAACTTTGCTCGCTCGCTCAATACGCTGTACTAG
- a CDS encoding hypothetical protein (Evidence 5 : Unknown function; MaGe:77310818) has product MASLCTRQGASSYFIQVWLIARLH; this is encoded by the coding sequence GTGGCCTCTCTCTGCACCCGGCAGGGTGCCTCGTCATATTTTATTCAGGTCTGGCTTATCGCACGGCTGCACTAG
- a CDS encoding hypothetical protein (Evidence 5 : Unknown function; MaGe:77310819), with product MMSASQVCHEPQHPSARPLTGSLQVKPSAYSQGSHSTESARLSLDILPQAQTSHTNEDS from the coding sequence GTGATGTCAGCAAGCCAGGTATGTCACGAACCCCAGCATCCTTCTGCTCGCCCGTTAACCGGCTCACTGCAGGTTAAACCGTCCGCCTACTCACAGGGGTCTCACTCCACTGAATCCGCTCGACTCTCCCTAGACATACTGCCCCAGGCACAGACATCCCATACCAATGAGGATTCCTAG
- a CDS encoding Integrin alpha beta-propellor repeat protein (MaGe:77310820), whose translation MNQDGLTLVKSAAICRNLFLCGLLFGLVGCPENDSSAPVLVEMSTLSASLIQQAYVKASNTGATDKFGGSAALDGDTLVVGAYQEDSSRVTVTRPDESVPDSGAVYVFTRTNGDWSQQAYLKASNARVGDHFGTALTLSGDTLAVGAPREDSSGVNGDQADNSAPDSGAVYVYTRTNGTWAQQAYLKASNAGMGDFFGSALALNGDTLAVGAPQEDSAATGVNGNQVDSSASNSGAVYVYTRTNGTWAQQAYLKASNTTSFNRFGNALTLSGDTLAVGAPQEDSASTGVNGNQDQGDVNSQATNSGAAYVFTRTNGSWTQQAYLKASNTGLADYFGTALVLSGDTLVVGAKGEGSEATGVNGDQISDDAAGSGAAYVFTRTNGSWAQQAYLKASNTDPVDGFGNSLALSGDTLVVGAAWEDSATTGINGDQLNDGAQESGAVYVFTRTGGSWAQQAYLKASNTGASDGFGTALALSGDTLAVGASGESSVAAGINGDQLNNGALESGAVYVFQ comes from the coding sequence ATGAATCAAGACGGCCTGACATTGGTGAAGAGTGCTGCGATTTGTCGGAACCTATTTCTGTGCGGCTTGCTGTTTGGGCTGGTGGGTTGTCCAGAGAATGATTCTTCGGCACCGGTATTGGTAGAGATGTCGACTCTCTCAGCCTCCCTGATCCAACAGGCCTATGTGAAAGCGTCGAATACAGGGGCTACAGATAAATTCGGAGGGAGTGCTGCGTTGGATGGCGACACCTTGGTGGTTGGGGCCTACCAGGAAGACAGCTCCAGGGTCACGGTCACTCGGCCCGATGAGAGTGTGCCGGATAGCGGAGCGGTGTATGTGTTTACACGGACGAATGGAGACTGGTCCCAGCAGGCCTACCTCAAAGCCTCTAATGCAAGAGTTGGAGACCACTTTGGCACGGCCCTGACCCTGAGCGGCGATACGCTGGCGGTTGGAGCCCCACGAGAGGATAGCTCGGGAGTCAATGGCGATCAGGCCGACAACAGTGCTCCAGATAGTGGAGCGGTGTATGTGTATACGCGCACCAATGGAACTTGGGCGCAGCAGGCCTACCTCAAAGCCTCGAATGCGGGCATGGGCGATTTCTTTGGCAGTGCGCTGGCGTTGAACGGCGACACGCTGGCGGTTGGAGCCCCTCAGGAGGACAGTGCCGCGACTGGAGTCAATGGCAATCAGGTTGACAGCAGCGCCTCCAACAGCGGGGCGGTCTATGTGTATACGCGCACCAATGGAACTTGGGCGCAGCAGGCCTACCTGAAAGCCTCGAATACGACAAGCTTCAATCGCTTCGGGAATGCCCTGACATTGAGTGGCGACACGCTGGCGGTTGGAGCTCCTCAGGAGGACAGTGCCTCGACTGGGGTCAATGGCAATCAGGATCAAGGTGATGTCAATAGCCAAGCCACTAACAGCGGAGCAGCCTATGTGTTTACGCGAACGAATGGAAGCTGGACCCAGCAGGCCTATCTCAAAGCCTCGAATACGGGCCTGGCCGATTACTTTGGCACTGCCTTGGTCTTGAGCGGCGACACGTTGGTGGTTGGGGCCAAGGGGGAGGGGAGCGAGGCGACTGGGGTCAATGGCGATCAGATCAGCGATGATGCTGCAGGCAGTGGGGCGGCCTATGTCTTTACGCGAACGAATGGAAGCTGGGCACAGCAGGCCTATCTCAAAGCCTCGAATACGGACCCGGTGGATGGGTTCGGTAATTCTTTGGCTCTGAGCGGCGACACGTTGGTGGTGGGAGCCGCGTGGGAAGACAGCGCTACGACCGGGATCAATGGCGATCAGCTCAACGACGGTGCGCAGGAAAGCGGGGCGGTGTATGTGTTCACACGAACGGGAGGAAGCTGGGCCCAGCAGGCGTATTTGAAAGCCTCAAATACGGGCGCAAGTGACGGCTTTGGCACTGCCTTGGCCTTGAGCGGCGACACCTTGGCGGTGGGAGCCTCGGGAGAGAGCAGCGTCGCGGCTGGGATCAATGGCGATCAGCTCAACAACGGTGCGCTGGAAAGTGGGGCGGTGTATGTGTTCCAGTAG
- a CDS encoding hypothetical protein (Evidence 5 : Unknown function; MaGe:77310821), protein MRRASVGDVLGAMHAYLDVHPGVRSHAHHLHLALDRIEMAT, encoded by the coding sequence GTGCGAAGAGCGTCGGTTGGCGATGTCCTGGGGGCAATGCATGCGTATCTCGACGTGCATCCTGGCGTACGGTCTCATGCCCATCATCTTCATCTGGCCCTCGATCGCATTGAGATGGCGACCTGA